Proteins encoded together in one Psychrobacter sanguinis window:
- a CDS encoding McrC family protein produces MYSKAIVQPLNRAGSSSRMSCLEHQRLTQADFAHAADFEYLIKHELPCFSIEVRRGQLSLLVGHYLSKIILPSGLSLEILPKITSAQSDIRVASNQTDSFHKDIVRAREWVAAMLQDIAHDKLGKAIPAINLAAIESFSDSEIDNDWSHFSALALSFPESQPQLNQKNQQPKSSLDAPWYQGLLVRISEVLQQAAGILPNRYQTQVNNRPKAQGKINLSAQLKNNWHRPHYLYTEHSVFASDELLAQFLSTAWQCWQQLSQNSPIPTNRQTPESLRGIQTLPPSQWAVTYHKIQNDKSAWMSQFTTMQAQTITDAIEWSWWLLTHSNINSAPHDQVRENWKVEGLPMPALMINMNHAFERWVLGKLYNWVSDNLVSSRLVIQPKFDWLHQKLPSSNPLATSSKQTGEKSSVSIKDTTQHRVIQKLIPDACIVTAEGKISHVIDIKYKTIEGIAQVSGADWQQLYVYQQHLQCKNAWLIYPMTKKFTERLDVLADFNENRQSNQGGTAQMSAIPFNPYRGLLLI; encoded by the coding sequence TTGTATTCTAAGGCAATAGTACAGCCGTTAAATAGGGCGGGTAGCTCCTCTAGGATGAGCTGTTTAGAGCATCAACGGCTGACTCAAGCAGATTTTGCCCATGCTGCAGACTTTGAGTATCTAATCAAACATGAGCTACCTTGTTTTAGTATTGAAGTTAGACGAGGTCAGTTAAGTTTATTGGTGGGACATTATTTGTCAAAGATAATTCTGCCAAGTGGGCTGAGCTTGGAGATATTGCCAAAAATTACCTCTGCTCAGTCAGACATTAGGGTAGCCTCTAATCAGACAGATAGTTTTCATAAGGACATTGTCCGAGCTCGAGAGTGGGTGGCTGCTATGCTACAAGATATTGCTCATGATAAGTTGGGCAAAGCCATCCCTGCCATAAATTTAGCAGCTATTGAGTCTTTCAGTGATTCAGAAATAGATAATGACTGGAGTCATTTCTCGGCGCTTGCTCTGTCTTTTCCAGAATCGCAACCTCAGTTGAATCAAAAAAATCAACAGCCAAAGTCATCACTTGATGCGCCGTGGTACCAAGGTTTGCTAGTCAGAATTAGTGAAGTCCTGCAGCAAGCAGCTGGCATTTTACCCAATCGCTATCAAACCCAAGTCAATAATAGACCCAAAGCGCAAGGTAAAATCAATCTAAGCGCACAATTAAAGAACAACTGGCATCGACCACATTATTTATACACTGAGCATTCGGTATTTGCCTCGGATGAATTATTGGCTCAGTTTTTGTCTACTGCTTGGCAATGCTGGCAACAGCTGTCTCAAAACTCGCCTATACCTACCAATCGGCAAACGCCAGAGAGTTTACGAGGCATTCAAACGCTGCCGCCATCCCAATGGGCAGTCACTTATCACAAAATCCAAAATGATAAATCTGCTTGGATGTCGCAATTCACTACTATGCAAGCGCAGACCATAACGGATGCTATTGAGTGGTCTTGGTGGCTATTAACGCACAGTAACATAAATAGCGCACCGCACGATCAGGTGAGAGAGAATTGGAAGGTAGAAGGTCTGCCCATGCCCGCTTTGATGATTAATATGAATCATGCTTTCGAGCGGTGGGTATTGGGCAAACTATACAATTGGGTCAGCGATAATTTAGTATCAAGTCGGCTGGTTATTCAGCCAAAGTTCGATTGGCTGCATCAAAAACTACCGTCATCTAATCCTTTAGCAACTTCCTCGAAACAGACTGGAGAGAAGAGTAGCGTCAGTATAAAAGATACAACTCAACATAGAGTAATACAAAAGCTGATACCGGATGCCTGTATCGTAACTGCAGAGGGGAAGATTAGTCATGTCATTGATATTAAATATAAGACGATTGAAGGTATTGCCCAAGTAAGTGGGGCAGACTGGCAACAGTTGTATGTGTATCAGCAGCATCTGCAATGTAAAAATGCGTGGTTAATTTATCCCATGACAAAAAAATTTACAGAAAGGCTTGACGTTCTGGCTGATTTCAACGAGAATAGGCAGTCAAATCAGGGAGGTACTGCACAAATGAGTGCTATACCCTTTAATCCTTACCGAGGGTTACTACTGATTTAA
- a CDS encoding protein-disulfide reductase DsbD family protein, giving the protein MKNSKETLFSEVTLHPPHQKPINNNTLKITQKNKRYKTAKSITHRVLAASLALSLSIGFGAGAIDNQAQAASLGDLFGGAEVQGGQEKFLKVEQAFSVQPSQNGNKVNIALKITPKHYLYKDKLSLKLPEGVTATPLKFSHSSQNIDDPSFGKVAVFKQPQVTASTTLTNTTSAPIKQDITITWQGCAEAGLCYPPQKETLSISLPAGASKTVEAKQSTEKNTASNTTEQAATPKKAEVGSKLASSEDSSKNKSDSAKNDSNVANSSPQQTAASATLATTTAIDTEGAAISQDATSANIEDGNASEGENPETLDGASLQVMNEEENLTDEGGAEADSTFAATAEPSDLGLSTNGVVNQDPFGLAEHPWLALGLLFLAGLGLAFTPCVLPMLPIVSNIVARQHTPTAKKGLILSGSYALGVAIAYGILGAIIAVFGQQLGIIGWLQNPVILLAFAAVFVLLALYMLEVINIPVPNAIRQKTHSLSQAGDKYLGSTFGSFIAGLLSALVVSPCVSAPLFGALLAVSTIGNPFLGFAALFMLGFGLSAPLMLLGVSQGNLMPKAGEWMNWVKQGFALLLFAVALLLVERVLMSPVMLMLWAIWFMVVAVWAWKWVGRGQLFTKPLALILATWAALTLVGAAAGSKDSWRPLAVFSSANPASINANYQATVAGGNTGAVNSNDKHIYSLDELLPIIKNNPKVLVDVTADWCVECRIMDKTLFTDRPIALQQWQLVKLDVTESNEESARILSELNLFGPPALLYFVEGKLQVQQVGTVERETFEATLNKF; this is encoded by the coding sequence ATGAAAAACTCAAAAGAAACTTTGTTCTCTGAAGTAACCCTTCATCCACCACATCAAAAACCAATCAATAATAATACTCTCAAGATTACTCAAAAAAATAAACGCTATAAAACAGCTAAATCTATCACGCATAGAGTATTGGCTGCTTCTTTAGCGCTGTCATTAAGTATTGGTTTTGGCGCAGGAGCTATTGATAATCAAGCACAGGCGGCAAGTTTAGGAGACTTATTTGGCGGTGCTGAGGTTCAAGGTGGGCAGGAAAAGTTTTTAAAAGTAGAGCAGGCTTTTTCTGTACAGCCTAGTCAAAACGGTAATAAGGTCAATATAGCTTTAAAGATTACCCCAAAGCATTACTTATATAAAGACAAACTGTCCTTAAAACTACCTGAAGGGGTGACTGCTACTCCGCTCAAATTCTCACACTCTAGTCAAAATATTGATGACCCTTCATTCGGCAAAGTAGCGGTATTTAAGCAGCCACAAGTGACAGCGTCAACTACTTTAACCAATACAACCTCTGCGCCCATTAAGCAAGATATTACGATCACTTGGCAGGGTTGTGCTGAGGCAGGTCTTTGTTATCCGCCGCAAAAAGAAACCTTATCTATAAGTTTACCGGCCGGTGCTTCAAAGACGGTAGAAGCCAAACAAAGCACTGAGAAAAACACCGCATCTAATACCACTGAACAAGCAGCCACCCCTAAAAAAGCCGAGGTTGGTTCAAAATTGGCCAGTAGTGAGGACAGTAGCAAAAATAAATCGGATTCAGCAAAAAATGACAGTAATGTTGCGAACTCATCACCACAACAGACAGCAGCCTCGGCTACGTTAGCGACGACGACTGCCATTGATACAGAAGGTGCTGCTATAAGCCAAGATGCCACTTCTGCAAATATAGAGGACGGCAATGCCTCTGAAGGTGAAAATCCAGAGACTCTGGATGGCGCATCGCTACAGGTAATGAATGAGGAAGAGAACCTTACTGATGAAGGTGGTGCTGAAGCAGACAGTACATTTGCCGCCACTGCAGAGCCGTCTGATTTGGGATTGTCCACCAATGGGGTAGTGAACCAAGATCCCTTTGGTCTAGCAGAACATCCATGGTTGGCGTTAGGTTTGCTATTTTTAGCCGGTCTTGGCTTGGCGTTCACGCCTTGTGTGCTTCCGATGTTGCCGATTGTCAGTAATATCGTAGCGCGCCAGCACACGCCTACCGCAAAAAAAGGGCTGATACTTAGCGGCAGCTATGCACTAGGGGTAGCGATTGCTTACGGCATACTGGGGGCAATTATTGCTGTATTTGGTCAGCAATTGGGTATCATAGGCTGGCTACAGAACCCTGTCATATTGTTGGCTTTCGCTGCAGTATTTGTGCTTCTAGCCTTATATATGCTTGAAGTGATTAATATTCCGGTGCCCAATGCAATTCGTCAAAAGACCCATTCTTTAAGCCAAGCTGGCGATAAGTATTTGGGCAGTACTTTTGGCAGCTTTATTGCAGGACTGCTATCTGCGCTTGTGGTTTCACCTTGTGTGTCTGCTCCTTTATTTGGTGCTTTGCTTGCCGTGTCGACCATTGGTAATCCATTCTTGGGATTCGCAGCGTTATTTATGTTGGGCTTTGGACTGTCCGCTCCCTTAATGCTACTGGGCGTAAGTCAGGGTAACTTAATGCCGAAAGCTGGCGAGTGGATGAACTGGGTTAAGCAGGGCTTTGCTTTATTGTTATTTGCGGTGGCGTTACTGCTGGTAGAACGCGTACTAATGAGCCCAGTGATGTTAATGCTATGGGCTATTTGGTTCATGGTGGTGGCAGTATGGGCTTGGAAATGGGTTGGTCGTGGTCAGCTGTTTACTAAGCCATTGGCCCTTATTCTGGCAACGTGGGCAGCTTTGACCTTGGTTGGCGCAGCAGCCGGTAGCAAAGATTCTTGGCGACCTTTGGCTGTTTTTTCATCTGCTAATCCTGCCTCAATCAATGCTAATTATCAAGCAACAGTAGCAGGCGGTAATACGGGGGCGGTTAATAGTAATGATAAGCACATTTACTCTTTAGATGAGCTGCTGCCTATTATCAAAAACAACCCCAAAGTGTTGGTCGATGTCACTGCAGATTGGTGTGTTGAATGTCGAATTATGGATAAGACTTTGTTTACTGATAGACCAATTGCCCTGCAGCAGTGGCAACTGGTGAAGCTTGATGTGACTGAAAGTAATGAGGAGTCAGCACGTATTCTGTCAGAGCTGAACTTATTTGGCCCACCTGCCTTGCTTTATTTCGTAGAGGGTAAGCTACAGGTGCAACAGGTAGGCACGGTTGAACGTGAGACTTTTGAGGCGACGCTAAACAAGTTTTAA
- a CDS encoding DUF3465 domain-containing protein: MTVKNILRYGSCQIRNFKKFTGSDSQNLYARLGVAIVISSVTWLTACEQQTGETIASPQSNPQLSSAIKIDLDSPAEDSDDNNKLKALPIACRNSVIMQAFDKKQSEVQVKGCGKVVAILADDNEGSRHQRFIVELEGVQPKHTVLIAHNIDLAPKVDGLKKADDVIFYGQYEYNQQGGVVHWTHHDPAARHQNGWIEYKGHRFQ, translated from the coding sequence ATGACTGTGAAAAATATCTTACGCTATGGCAGTTGTCAGATTAGAAATTTTAAAAAATTTACAGGTAGCGACAGTCAAAATCTGTATGCTAGATTAGGCGTGGCGATAGTTATCAGCTCAGTCACTTGGCTGACTGCCTGTGAGCAGCAAACTGGGGAGACCATAGCGTCGCCACAAAGTAATCCTCAGCTTAGCAGTGCCATTAAGATAGACCTTGATAGCCCTGCAGAAGATAGCGACGACAATAATAAACTGAAGGCTTTGCCTATTGCTTGTCGCAATAGTGTCATTATGCAAGCCTTTGACAAAAAACAGTCTGAAGTACAGGTCAAAGGTTGCGGTAAGGTAGTAGCCATATTGGCAGATGACAATGAAGGCAGTCGACATCAACGTTTTATTGTTGAGCTAGAAGGGGTACAACCTAAGCATACCGTACTTATCGCTCATAATATTGATTTGGCCCCTAAGGTTGATGGCCTTAAAAAAGCAGATGACGTGATATTTTATGGGCAATATGAATATAATCAACAGGGCGGGGTAGTGCACTGGACGCATCATGATCCTGCAGCACGACATCAAAACGGTTGGATAGAATATAAAGGACATCGTTTTCAGTAG